The Candidatus Binatia bacterium genome includes a region encoding these proteins:
- a CDS encoding alkaline phosphatase family protein, translated as MTTADAIGAAAHRSMAARTKILFLGFCAGERDLILQWAGDGSMPTVRRLLERGLSGPSMSLPGFFVGSTWESFATGVTPAKHGAYCWEQLTPGTYDVVRTLTGDTFKRDSFWALLSRAGRRVAVLDVPLSVPTPDLNGIQIVEWGAHDAQYGFVTSPPSLAKEVVARFARHPWCGNCDAERDLDDYMSFRDGLVRGIQTKAELTRYFLDRGGWDFFAQVFTESHCIGHQCWHFHDPTHPRHDPESSRKIGDPVKDVYVAIDTAMGRVLENIEEDTTVVFLAGHGMGPKYHAQFLLDDILLRLGVAAPAAAAPDPPSEPGGAWGARMDAAAAWAWHRLPAGIQRELKPWRRRVRAWIDGPPAKPRPTVDPAGSQCFRVSNNFAHGGIRINMAGREPNGKVRRGAECDALCEQLAKDFMDLVNLDTGKPIVNRVLRTAEVYKGPYVDDLPDLLVEWTAYSPTYRIGSKKTGEIRGEYLYCRTGEHKPGGLFIASGPLIPRGRLERAVSILDFAPTLCSMLGVTLADVDGQPIAEIVSPDRRVADFSAAQV; from the coding sequence GTGACGACGGCCGACGCGATCGGCGCCGCCGCACATAGGTCAATGGCCGCACGCACGAAAATTTTGTTCCTTGGATTCTGCGCCGGCGAGCGCGACTTGATCCTGCAATGGGCCGGGGATGGATCGATGCCGACGGTCCGCCGTCTCCTGGAGCGCGGTCTCAGCGGACCTTCCATGAGTCTGCCCGGATTCTTTGTCGGCTCGACCTGGGAATCGTTCGCCACCGGCGTCACGCCCGCGAAGCACGGCGCGTACTGCTGGGAGCAGCTCACGCCCGGGACCTATGACGTCGTTCGCACCTTGACCGGCGACACTTTCAAGCGCGACTCGTTTTGGGCGTTGTTGAGCCGCGCCGGCCGGCGCGTCGCCGTGCTCGACGTGCCGCTCAGCGTGCCGACTCCGGATTTGAACGGGATCCAAATCGTGGAGTGGGGGGCGCACGACGCTCAATATGGATTTGTCACCTCCCCGCCTTCTTTGGCCAAGGAGGTGGTCGCCCGCTTCGCCCGACATCCGTGGTGCGGCAATTGCGACGCCGAGCGCGACCTCGACGACTATATGTCCTTTCGCGACGGGCTCGTGCGCGGCATCCAGACTAAGGCGGAGCTGACGAGATATTTTCTCGATCGGGGCGGTTGGGATTTTTTCGCTCAGGTCTTCACCGAAAGCCATTGCATCGGCCATCAATGCTGGCATTTCCACGATCCCACGCATCCGCGGCACGATCCGGAGAGCTCGCGAAAAATCGGCGATCCGGTGAAAGACGTCTACGTCGCGATCGATACTGCCATGGGGCGCGTGCTCGAGAACATCGAGGAAGATACCACAGTGGTTTTCCTCGCAGGCCACGGCATGGGCCCGAAGTATCACGCGCAGTTTCTCCTGGACGATATCTTGTTGCGGCTCGGAGTCGCAGCGCCGGCGGCGGCTGCGCCCGATCCTCCGTCCGAGCCCGGTGGTGCCTGGGGCGCGCGCATGGACGCCGCGGCGGCGTGGGCGTGGCACCGATTGCCCGCGGGGATTCAGCGCGAATTAAAACCGTGGCGCCGGCGCGTGCGCGCCTGGATCGACGGACCGCCGGCCAAGCCCAGACCGACCGTCGATCCGGCGGGGAGCCAATGCTTCCGCGTAAGCAACAACTTCGCCCACGGCGGCATCCGGATCAACATGGCGGGGCGCGAGCCCAACGGCAAAGTGCGCCGCGGCGCCGAGTGCGACGCGTTGTGCGAGCAACTCGCGAAGGATTTCATGGATCTGGTCAACCTCGACACGGGAAAGCCGATCGTTAATCGCGTCCTGCGGACCGCAGAGGTCTACAAGGGACCGTACGTGGACGACCTGCCGGACTTATTGGTGGAGTGGACCGCCTACTCGCCGACTTACCGGATCGGCTCGAAGAAAACCGGTGAGATACGCGGCGAATATCTTTACTGCCGAACCGGCGAGCACAAGCCGGGTGGGCTTTTCATCGCATCCGGCCCGTTGATTCCCCGCGGGCGGCTCGAGCGCGCGGTCTCGATTTTGGATTTTGCGCCGACGCTCTGCAGCATGCTCGGCGTGACGCTTGCCGACGTGGACGGACAGCCGATCGCCGAAATCGTCTCCCCGGATCGCCGCGTGGCGGACTTCTCAGCCGCGCAGGTGTGA